A genomic region of Chaetodon auriga isolate fChaAug3 chromosome 11, fChaAug3.hap1, whole genome shotgun sequence contains the following coding sequences:
- the ciao2b gene encoding cytosolic iron-sulfur assembly component 2B, with the protein MSGGSRLENANPVIFQRSGERLLTATDEDEDVHDPIDDREIFDLIRSINDPEHPLSLEELNVVEQVRVKVNDAENTVEIDFTPTIPHCSMATLIGLSIKVKLLRSLPDRFKIDVHITPGTHASEEAVNKQLADKERVAAALENSSLLEVVNQCLSNRTI; encoded by the exons ATGTCTGGAGGAAGCCGTTTGGAGAACGCAAACCCTGTGATTTTCCAGCGGTCTGGGGAGAGGCTGCTGACAGCGACGGACGAAGATGAAGACGTCCATGACCCCATCGACGACAGAGAAATCTTCG ATCTGATCAGATCCATCAACGACCCGGAGCATCCTCTGTCCCTGGAGGAGCTCAATGTCGTGGAGCAAGTCCGGGTCAAG gTAAATGATGCAGAGAACACTGTGGAGATTGATTTCACGCCCACCATCCCCCACTGCAGCATGGCCACGCTCATCGGCCTGTCAATCAAAGTCAAGCTGCTACGCTCCCTGCCAGACAGGTTCaaa ATTGATGTCCACATCACTCCTGGGACTCACGCCTCAGAGGAAGCAG tgaacaaacagctggcagacaaagagagagtgGCCGCAGCTCTGGAGAACTCGTCTCTGCTGGAGGTGGTCAACCAGTGCCTGTCCAACAGGACCATCTGA
- the wipf1b gene encoding WAS/WASL-interacting protein family member 1 has translation MPVPPPPPPPGPPPPPTFASANTEKPTLNRTEQHGRTALLSDICKGARLKKAVTNDRSGPLLDKPKGGGGGGGGGGGGGGGGGGGGGGGGFGGGAPGGLGGLFAGGMPKLRSAANRESNDSGPSRGPVLPPGGRSCGPTPFGGGGGGGPPKLPGAPAGIRGNVPDLPKGRPNFSSRQDTPGGPPPPVPNTPRPHQSFQSRGGPPPPSFPGGSRPSPTSASTPPGLPPGRHGPLPPPPGGSSAGSRPGFSAPPHPPPNNSRPSLPPTPGGRPPLPDDRPPPPPAPVGGHRPSMPRDVPPPPPSVNSKPSSSVSSSSASRSSAGGGPPPLPPGRPGPPPVPPTPAGGDDHSTPRLPQRNSSLNSHGPAPPHGRSGPLPPPPNERPPSLGRNQSSVRTGPLPPPPPSGRSLGGGSIRSSAAPSPIGRPGPEPPRGGPGGRPPLPPDRPGTGGAPPPPPPMGNGLQNSHHNQIQDEWECRFNFHPVSDFPPPEPYVPFQKTYPSKIAKTEGRGTGKKERGAPPLPPIPR, from the exons atgccGGTCCCgcctccccccccacccccagggcccccccctcctcccacctttGCTTCG gccAACACAGAGAAGCCAACTCTAAACCGTACAGAGCAGCATGGAAGGACCGCTCTGCTGTCCGACATTTGTAAAGGAGCCAGATTAAAGAAAGCTGTTACCAATGACCGCAGTGGACCCTTACTGGACA AACCCaaaggaggtggtggtggaggaggaggcggtggcggcggcggcggtggtggtggaggaggaggaggcggaggaggttTTGGTGGTGGTGCCCCTGGTGGTTTAGGAGGCCTGTTTGCAGGAGGAATGCCAAAACTGAGGTCTGCAGCAAACAGAGAGTCCAACg acTCAGGACCCAGCCGAGGGCCCGTGCTGCCCCCAGGAGGTCGCTCCTGTGGGCCCACCCCCTTtggtgggggtggaggtggaggcccGCCTAAACTCCCAGGAGCACCGGCTGGCATCCGTGGCAACGTCCCTGATCTTCCCAAGGGCCGACCCAATTTCTCATCCAGACAAGACACTCCAGGAGGTCCCCCTCCTCCCGTGCCGAACACACCTCGACCTCACCAGAGCTTCCAGTCTCGTGGGGGCCCGCCTCCACCGTCGTTCCCCGGAGGATCCAGGCCCAGCCCGACTTCTGCATCCACACCACCTGGTCTTCCGCCAGGGAGGCACGGGCCTCTCCCTCCGCCACCAGGAGGCTCCTCAGCTGGATCAAGACCAGGATTCTCTGCGCCTCCTCATCCACCCCCAAACAACAGCCGACCTTCCCTTCCTCCCACTCCTGGAGGGAGGCCTCCGCTTCCTGACGACCGACCCCCGCCACCGCCAGCTCCTGTGGGAGGTCATCGGCCATCTATGCCCCGCGACgtgcctccacctcctccctctgtcaaCTCCAaaccttcttcctctgtctcctcctcttctgcctcGCGGTCCTCAGCCGGCGGCGGTCCGCCCCCACTCCCACCGGGCCGACCGGGACCTCCGCCTGTCCCACCCACGCCGGCTGGAGGAGACGACCACAGCACCCCTCGTCTGCCCCAAAGGAACAGCTCCCTCAACAG CCACGGCCCAGCTCCGCCTCACGGTCGGTCGGGacctctccctcctccgccAAACGAGAGGCCGCCATCTCTTGGAAGGAACCAATCCTCAGTACGCACAG ggcctcttcctcctcctcctccctcagggCGGAGCCTTGGAGGGGGCAGCATAAGGTCATCAGCAGCTCCTTCTCCCATTGGTCGGCCAGGCCCGGAGCCCCCTCGTGGCGGACCTGGCGGCAGACCTCCCCTCCCTCCGGACAGGCCGGGGACAGGAGGCGCCCCTCCGCCGCCGCCTCCCATGGGTAACGGCTTGCAGAACTCTCACCACAACCAGATACAGG ATGAGTGGGAGTGTCGATTCAATTTCCACCCTGTGTCGGACTTTCCTCCACCTGAGCCCTACGTGCCCTTCCAGAAGACCTACCCCAGCAAGATTGCCAAGACTGAGGGCAGAG GTACTGgtaaa